The Fusarium poae strain DAOMC 252244 chromosome 2, whole genome shotgun sequence nucleotide sequence GTTGTACTATGATATATCAATTCTTCATTCTTAAACCCGACTCAAATCCGTAATTGCCCAACCCCAACCACATCATTTccctttatagttaaagCTGTCGGAAAGGACACTAAGCAACATCTCCTAACGAATCAAACGCTGGATCGGAAAATCTCTACCGCGTCTCCAGATTCCGATCCTCAGGGAGGCTTGTCAACTCCACGATCGAGTTTATCGTAACGTACCTTTCTCTTAGCGGCCGCCTCCCCTTGCACCACTTGCAACACTACATACCCGAACCCCAGGTTATCGGGCATATCCCCATCGCTCTAGGTATATTAGTAGCTAGCACCACTAACTGCTACGTACGTATCAGACAGAGCTTGTGCTACCTGACACCAAAGCTCCCCAAGCTACGCCCTGTACCCGGGTACCCCCAGTAAAAACAAGCTCCGGCCCGGGTCCCAGCCCAGGGGGGGACTCAGTCGGCCCTGGGACGGGATATAACGTCACTCCGGGCAGCCATGAGTCCTCAGTCTCAGTACCAGCCCATCCTTCCTGCCCCCGACGCCTCGGGATCTTCTGGCGGTCAGGACCCAGATAAACGCCTAGGTAAGCGGAGACGTGCCAACAGGCCCAATGCTTGTGAGAACTGTCGAACGAAAAAAGCCCGTGTAAGTCTTCCATGTTTTCCTGTTTCTCATTCATCTACCTATCTATGTACCCTACCATATCTGACCCCACCAACGTCAATAGTGCGACGGCAAAAGACCCAGCTGTTCAAAGTGTGAGAGATGGGGTACCACCTGCGTCTACAGTGTCGACCATGTGTCTAATGTAGAAAGGGAGCTCAAGGAGCACCGTGATGTTCTCGAGCTGCTGCTCTCCCTACCTGAAGACCAAGCCCTCGCTGCTCATCGCCAACTGAGAGGCGCGGCCAGCTTGGCTGATGTCTTGTCTTCCCTCCAGGGCAGTATGCACGGTAGGCATCAACCTTCCAGTATACGGACTGCCCAGGCCATATCGCCGCCCACATCATCAGCTCTCGAGTTTGAGCTGACGGTGCGGCATGGCATCGCGTATCCCACCTTGTTCCCCTTGGACCTCGCCTCTTTAAGCGCCGATCCCAGGCTGAGGCCTGTTCAGAGATCGTCAGGTCAGGGTCTTTTGCTTGAAGGCTCTTCGCCGTCTGACAGCACAACGTCGCCTTCGACATCATCTAGCAATAGCCACGCTACACCAAGCACGCTGTCGTTTGTCAAACAAGAGGAAGAGCCAGTCGGACCCCATCGCGACACATACTGTGACGAAAGATTGCACAGATTGCGCATTGGATACTGGACCGGCGTAGCTATTCAAGACCAAGTCGCTGCCCGTGCTATTTCACATTATCTTCAAAGCAACCACACCATTTTTGGCTTCTTCGACCCCAACCTTTTCATCCGCGATCTCGTCGAGCATCGCCATGAGTACTGCTCATCATTTCTAGTCAATGCCCTGCTGGCCCACGCCTGTGTAAGTTGCCACCCATTGTCGCCACTGTCCATCAAACCGCTAACTCCACCTACAGCAAGGTTACTCGGTCGTTGACGAAACGGTTGGCGCGCTGAGTCAAGATTTTGTAAGAGACGCTGGTGTTTTGTGGCGCGCTGAGAGATCCACCGACTCGCTTGTCAATGTAGCTGCCATTCTCATGCTAAGCGTCAGTTGCCATTTACAAAGATCGGACTATGATAGTCAAGATCTTCTCGACGATGGGCGTTTAATGGCTGAGCGGATGAAGCTTTTCGGTGTGCAGCATACACCTGAAAATGCTGCGTCTTTCGAAGCTTTGGAGCCTGATGCGAAGCGTGCAACAGCGCATACAGCCTGGGGCGCTTACAGCTACCTCACGTAAGTATCTTATTCCCATACCCTAATCTAATGCTAAAAACCCTTCTCAGGCTTAACTCGTTCTGGGTACCAACAAGACCCATTACGTTTCCGCCCATGTTTCCCGTTCCAGGGAGAAACGACCAAGATGTGTTAGATGAAAGGTTAGCAGTTCACTGGCCTCGCCACTTCATACCTGACTATACAGGCAAAACGTTTCAAGCGCTGTGTGAGCTGTGGACCATCATGCAAGAGGTTGTGGCTGTTTACTTTGCGCAGCAGGGTGCGGCCATGAGAATTCCTCTTGCTTTCGTCGAAGCAAAGTATCAAAAGATTTTATCTTTTACCGACTCTTTACCGCCAGAGATGTCGTCCATCGATGCAGGTAATATGTCTGATCATGTTTTGGCGTTCAAGTAAGAACTGGCCTCCCCCTCTGAGTTGATATTTCTAATCTTTGAATAGCATTCTAGTGCATGTCGCCATTACGAATATATTTCATCCTTTCATCATGGATCCTAATAATGAGCATCTTGATCCTGCTTCTCTTGAGTCTCCCAAAGCCGTTTTACGAGCTTCGATAAACCAGCTTCAGCGTCTCATCCTCATAAGCCGGCTTCACCATCCGCATGCCCACGCACTCAGTGTTTTGAGTTCAGCGGTAGTGCACGTcagcaacaccatcatccGCGACGCAGCGCTTCAAAACCAAACGATACAGCCAGACTTTAGTATCACCAACCAAAACAGCACCGATAAGAATCCCAACTGGTATTTCTACTTCTTAGTGTGTTTGGCAGCATGTCAAGATCTGGGTGCTTGCTTCCCTGTTTTCGAACCAGTCGGAAAGGGGCTATTGGCTATGGCTCTGCGCGATGGTAGTATGTCAGCTGCCGAGGCTAATAGACTTGTGCGTACTCTAGAAGGAAAACGGCCGAAGcctaaagaaaagaaggagggTGAGTTTGGGAGTTTTGTTTTAGATTTCGATCTAGAGGTTACGAAGCAGGGAGGTGGACAAGTTAAAGATTTGGCAGCGCAGTTTGAAGAGTTTAGTATGCATAGCGAGTTTACAGAGGGAGGAGAttttgttgttgattgaACTAATGATGAACGAGTTAGATGAGATGGGATGGGTAACTTTTAATGAAACAAGAAATATACATGAATCTATGTCTATGTTGTTACTGGAAGAGTTGTTGGTGTGACTGTGTCTGATACATTTGAACAAGGATTTTGAATGAAGGATATAAATCACTAAAAAGGGTTGATTAGTAAACTGAGAATCAATAACTACGGTTTAAAAACAATAGCAATGTTGGGTTTATTATTCAAGCGCTGGTAAAGGCTTGCTGTAAAAAACATGCGCTAATGGCATATGTGTGATGTGTAATGTACAGAACCTTACATCGTTATTATCTCTCGTGATGCCTGCGAGACTTCGATCAATGATTTAAGTCTCTACTGAGTATTAATCTCTATCAATTCATGTCTGGACAATATTCCAACGAATACCAGTATTCATTAATCTTGTGAACTCTATCATGTTGTCTTCCGGAAATAGTGGATATCTTACCCTACATCTTTAGTTCTAACCCCCGATTCGTCTCCGTTCATAACGAAACCAGGGGTTCAATCCAATCTAATCCAATCCCGGATCCTTTCGCCTCGCCTCGTCTCGCTTCGTTTCAACTTGACTTTCTAAAGACGATCGATATATTAATGACGATTAACAGACCAGATCTATTAGCCGAAAAAAGCAAATAAGAAAACAAACtcaaaacaaaacagaaCATTTCTGAATCAACAACTGGGCGCACAACGCTCAACGGAAAACGACAACAACCTTCCAACTGAACATCAACCGTTGTAATCCTCTACGACGTCGCAATCTTGTCAACTTTTACCTCCTCCACTGCCGATCACACACTCCGACCCCTCCCCATCTCAGTCAGCCTCCTGAAATCCTACGACCAACGTACCGTACCGTAATCTCTCACAATGGCGCCCAAACAACCATCCTCAAACGGAACGCCCATCTTTTCAACTTccatcttctcctcctcctccaactCGGCCTCTCGTCCCACCACCCGCGAAGGCACCCTCGATCCTCTAAACACAACAAACATCCTCCCCAAAGACCGCAAAGCTTCCTTCTCCCGCAAAACCTCCCTCGGCAGCAGCCGTCGCGGTAGCTCTCTGGGTACCAACGCATTCGTCACGGATGCAGCTGCCCCTCCTGCTCTGCCCGACTACGCGCTCTCTGCTGCTGCAAAAATTGCGCCGCGACCGTCGGAAAGTGAAGCTTCTACTGCTACGTCGATAGACACACACATGTTGAGTCGCAGCGCGACGGGGTCGACGACCCTTTATGGCGGGGGCGTGCCGAGTACGCCTTTGGGCTTTATGCCGAATGGCGCTGTGGGAACGTCGGGGATGTGGCAGCAGAATGAAGGGGGTATTGTGCACCACCATATCACAGAGCTTGCAAATAAGCGTATAGCAACGCTCGAGTATCTACGGAAAGCGTACGTGCAGAGTCGAGACATTAATATGTTGAGTTGACGCTAATAACACATAATAGTCATGAAGGACGTATATACTGGTTCAAAACCTATCTCTTCGACAAGACCGACCTCGGCCGTATGCCCTCCCTCGACGCTCGAAAGCTCGGCCGCAAAGCAACAAACCATCTCCTCCTCGGTCTATCCCTCCCTACAATCGTCGACCTCTACTCCTCCACATCGATCGAATTCCTCCGAAGCTTAAACTCCCTACTCTCCGAGTTCGATTCCTTCCAACAAATCCACGGCGAGTCATCCACCGCTGCGTCCCTCACTCGCGCCCGTCTACCAAGCATGTTCCGTCGTCCAGGTGGTAAATCACGTCGCTCGACTTCTGCAGCCGACATGCACCCCCTGCCTGACGAGATGGCTCCCATGCCATCTGCCGGTGGACCTGCACCGTCTGTAATGAACTTTGCAGCTTCCGAAACAGACTTGCTTCCCGGCGAGGAGTACACATACTTGTTAACGCCATCTTTACCGTTCGATCCCGATTACTTTGAGACGTTTGCGACGCTGTGCGATGTTTTGATCGATTGCTACACGAGATTCCTCGCATTGGTACCTTCGCCGAAAGATTGCTCAGCGCCCGTTGCTGAGCTATTTACAAAGGCGGATTCGCGAGTACGCAAGATTATAGTTCAAGGTCTGGTCCGGGATTTCGAAGAGCAGAGTCGAAGCCACGTCAAGACGGAAGTGGCTACGATTGGAAAGGTGGTTCTGGGAGGGTTAATGTGAGGGATATACGAGGAACTTATGACTGCATGCGAAGCTCAAGATCTTAACGACAAGTCTCGTGTGAAACATTGCTATGGCGCACTTAATTAATGATGGAAGGAAATCGTGTTTCTGTACCAATGCCATCTTATTTAGTATGATATCCTTTTTGACAAATCTATCTTACAGCGGGTTCTGTACCTGATAATATACAAGTTTATGATACAAATGTACAGCTTTATTTCGTTCCCTTACTCTtttccttgatctcttcttccGCCACGAGGACTTCAATATCCTTGCCAACCAACCAATCCTTTACGCCGTCCATGATTTTATCCAACTTCTCACCACCTTCGAGCACATTCGGCAAACCGTGCACATCAATACCAGCACGATGGTCGGTGCATCGGTCCTGGTTGTAATTGTACGTGCGGATCTTGTCACCCCGAGTAATCTGCGTCTTTGACAGGACGCTATTCCTCAATTGCGACGCTTCTTGTTCACGTTGCTCTCTCCTCTGGTCCGCAATTCGGGATCGCATCAGTTTCCACGCTTCTTCCCTGTTGCGCTGCTGCGATCTATGATCCTGCATAGAAACCGTCGTTCCGGTGGGTAAATGTGTCATTCGAATGGCGGATTCGGTCTTGTTGACGTGCTGTCCTCCTGCGCCGCGGGCTCTCATCGTTTCGATCTTGAGTTCTTGCGGGTTAATGTAAAAGTCGCTCTCGGGGTCTTCGAAATCGATGCTCGTGGCGCTGTTCTCGGGGAACGAGGGGAGGACCCAAACGGCGACAGCAGAGGTATGGACTCGGCCTTTTGTCTCGGTGCTGGGGATGCGCTGGACACGGTGCATGCCTGCTTCGCCGCGGAAAATGTCAAAGGCGCCTTGGTCGTGGACTTCGAGAATGGCTTCCTGAAGAGGGTTTTCGccagacgaagaagaagaatcgCCTGCGCCGTCTGCGAACTCGTACTTGACCACTGTATGTCTATATCCTCTCCTCATACAAAGTCCTTTGTACATCTTGAACAGGGTATCCATAAAGAATCTCCCCTCAAGACCACCCGGCCCCAGTCTAAACTCGAGCATGCATGGGAAATCGGCAAACGTATGGCGGGGTGTCAAGCTGGCGGAGAGTTTACGAGCGAGGGATTCGAGTTGGCCCGTCTCGGAGGAGAGTTCATCTCTGGCTATAGTGGCGAGGTCTTGATCCAGACTTGAATCATCAAGCATTTGCTTTAGCTCTTTGACGGAGGATTGTGATTTCTCCAATGCTTTCAGAGCTTCTGCTACCCGAGACAGTTCGCCAACGCGCTTAGCCGTATCCGAGTCGAAAGAGGAATTGAGGTTCTTTTGGAGGGCATCGTGTTCGGTTGTTAGGGATTGGGCGCGTTGGAGGAGGGCTGGAGCGAGGAGGGGTGATGCATCTAGAGTTGTTAGCTTTACGAGGTTTGGGGAGGTAAAGGGTGCTGACATACCATTGGAAGCGAAGCGAATGAATTGGCGTATTTGAGGACGCGATAATGCTCTTGTGCAGGATCGACATATCCATGGTGTTGCGGACATGCTTGTGGAAGAGTGGTTATGTTGAATATGGGCAGTTTCGGTGGTGATGATTTTTTAGTGGTTATGACAGCAGGGTCCTCTAGAGACACTAGTTATTGGTGGAGCAGCGCAATATTCCATGATACCTACACAAACATCAAGTAAATAGAACAAcaaaattattactatagtatCTACCTATTCTAGTACTTTTTGTCTATTCACAGCCCTTTTAGCAGCATATAACAAACACATTCCCAACATCATACTACTCCCACCCCAAATCTGCGCAGCCAAATAATTCCCATCCGTCGCCTGCATCAACTTGCCAGCCAAAGGCGACCCAGTCAAAGCAGCCATACTAATGATAGTAAAAATCATTCCAATTCTCGTCCCAGCTTTGGATAGATCCGATGTCAAGCTCGCACAGCATGAAGGAAATAAACTCTGGATTGCGGCGCCAAAGTATCCGAATATACTCACCCAGATAAAACCGCCCGTAAGCGTGGTTACTTGTGACCACATGTATAGACATAATGCAGCGGAAAAGATTGTGGGAATAAATACGTTTATGGCGCCAAAGAATCGATCGGCTAGAATGGCGGATATCATTCGGCCTGGAATACCGACTGCGTTTATGGCGATGAGCATTAGGAATGAATCTGAGGCTGAACCGCCGAGTTTGTCTGTTGCGTATTGACGAGCCTGAAGTATATGTTAGTCTCTGTTTCATACCATTTGGAGTATTGACACTTACATAGTTGTATGAGATCCAAGTCGGCCACAGCGTAAAAAACATGGCCACTGCAAATAAAACATATGAAGGCTCTTTAAACGCCGCCCACTCAACAAGCGGCCCAGCCTTTCTGCCTCTGAGTCTTGTCCTGGCAAGAATCAAGACTAGGGCAGATACCACCATGACTACCAATCCCATAACACGCACCGTCCACCGAAACCCAATCTTTGGTAGAAGCTGCTGCGCAATAAGAGGAAACACCATTCCGCCCGTAGCAGCACCACAAGCTGCAGCCGAGATAGCGACCGTCCTTTTACGAGTAAAGTAGGTAGACATGTTTGCTATCGTCGGCGCAAATAGAACCCCGTTTCCCAAACCCTGACATATTCCCTGTGCGAGAAGAACTTGCCAGTACGCAGAGGCGATGCTGGTCATGAAGATACCCAATATTTGCAAAAAGAGGCCCACGACTAAGGCAGTGCGATAATAACCAGCGTCGAAAGCGCGCCCGGAGAATGTTCCAATAAAAAAGATGAGGCAGACTTGTAGACTCCCAATCCAAGAGATTGTCGAAGGTGGAAGGGAGAATTCGGATTCGTAGTGTGGCTGAAAGATGCCAAAACTGATAAAATAGCCCCATGAATTGAACATGACGAGATGACCTGACAAGACTTGTAACCAAGCTTTTAAACCACCATCCGGGGGTTCTTCAATggtgtcttgttcatcgTTGGTTTGGCTTTGTGTAGAAGCGGCGTCGTCTCTTGTCTTTTCATGTTGGGACTCTTTATCGCGTAGAGTGGTATCCGAGATATCAGCCATTTTGTCTGTAGGCGATTGAACTAAACATAATTATAAGAGCATCAAAAGGTAGAGAAAATAGAGGATTCATGGGGATTTATGTACAGTAGACTAATGGTTTGGATCTACATTCAGAGTCCGGGGTTAAGACGGGGTTGAACCTCCGGTGTGCGGCATCGGCGTCGGCTAGATCGGCCATTTGGGTCGGCATGAATAGAGGGGGTTGCATTGAGATTTGTAGATCAATcagtattatttatttagaTTTACTGAGTAATCAGTTGATGTTTATTCATGCTACGTGTATCATTGGAATTGTTGAAGGAAATGGCTTGTCCTGATGGTCATGTTGTAGGGTTCCATTAGACCGGACATACAATTCTGATATTAGTCAAGATGGTCCAGTTGCCTGCCATATCTCTCAATCGCAATTCTAAATAGGTGATTAAATGAGTTTTTGTTTATCCAGCGCCAATGGTCAATGTTGGGGGGATGATGTCAACACGGAGTTGTGTCAGCGTCAACGTTATCTTCAACTCAAGACGCTATACATGAACAGGCACCTAATAGCTTCAGAGCCAATAAATTGTCTCTCTTCTTTAGTGATCGCCATCAATCTAAACACTACAACATCACTGCTTAGAAATACATTGAGGTGTCATGCAAGACCAagccatcttcaacttcagaCGGCAATATCGGTTATATTGGCTATGAAGGACACATCGGGAACAAAGGCACCAACGGAGTCTTCAATCACAATGAGTCAGTCAGTCCAATTGATCAATTTCATTCCCAGAAAACATAACTCGGAGAGCAGGGGCGCATAACtcataaaaagaaattaaacgTATCCCCACAAACACCATTTTCTATTCTATTATTGCGATTCTAAATACAAGTCCTCCATTCTATAACAATCTCCAAACCGTTATCcaaaaataaaatagaaaCAAGAAACGAAAggtaaagtaaaaagagaagagaagatagAACCTAAGCTCTGAGTTATCTACgccttcttctgcttctgcttcctGTTCTTATTCTTGGGCATGCGGACAAGCCAGTACAAGAACAGAGCACCAACAATGTTGACAACAATGTACACCATTCCAATACCAAAGTCTCTCCAGCGGTTATCATAGCTGGAGCTGAGTGCCGTGAGGTAAACGTTGGTGTCCTTGACGGTGCAGAATTTGCAATCGACTGTGGCGTCGGGGTTGGTCAAGTAACCACCAGCTTGCGCCATGTACGACTCCAGATAATCTCCGCAGGTAGTTCCATTCAGGGGATTGAAAGTGGTCAATTCCCGTTCTGCGCATGTGACCTGTGCATTACCGATACCAACTGACAAGATGGCTGACACAAGGTAGGTGAATGGTGAAACTCGGTACATGAAGATCCAGAAACCAGGCATGTTGTCGGGCGACGCCAAAACACCACAGAAGAACAGAGACAGCATGAAGAGAAGGTTGGCCACGTTACCACCCGCCTCGGCTGTGTCGGTGATGGCGATGGCGGCGTGCGCAAAGGTACaagtgaagatgaggaacTGCCAGAAGAGAAGCCACATGAGACCACCTCGTTCAGCTGTCTGACCTGCAAACTCGGCGTTCTTGTTGAAGCCGACGGGATAGTAGATGCAGACAAACAAGAATACCGACATAAGGCTGTTCCAAGGGATCTCAGCGATGATCTGGGATAGCATAAAGACTTTCCAGCTGTATGTCTTGGACGGTCGTTCGCGGACTTCATAAAGGGATCGTTGGGTAACAAAGTGAGGCATCTGTGACAATTAGTTAGTACCATTCATGATGATAAGATTATGAGTATAAACTTACCTGCATCTGAACCAATTGGCCAAAGACTGTCAAGACCTGGAAAATGGCAAACATCTGGTTCTGCAAGCCTCGAAGACTCAGAGGAGCGTTGAGGAAGACAAGACCGATGAACAATCCAACCTGGATGACCAAAGCTGCCTTGGAGTAGATGTACGATGGAGTGCGCCAGTACTGCTGGAAAACACGGGTAGTAGCAATACGAAGCTGTTGACCAAATGGCGCAGCAAACTCGCGATAAGACTCAGCATTATCGGTATGCGTATCACCACCAGCAGCACCCTCAGCCTTGAGACGCGAAAGCTCAGCCTGAACATCTTGATACTCGGAGCTTTCACGCCATGTCTGATGCCAGTCAATCTCAGTATGGGAACCAGGTGCTGCACCAATGACCTCAAGCATCCACTCAGCAGGATTCTCACCCTTGGGACAAGGATCGGAACCGTTCTTGACAAAATAGTTGGTCAGGGTTTCAGAGTCCTTGCCAATGTCACCAAAGTAAATTGTGCGGCCGCCCTTTGCGAGGAACAAAAGACGATCGAAGCGTTGGAAAAGCATGGCTGACGGTTGATGGATGGTACAGAGGATAGATTGACCTGCCTTGGACAACTTCTCAAGAAGGTCGAGGATAGCCCAAGATGTCTGCGAGTCAAGACCGGAAGTAGGTTCATCGACGAAGAGAAGTAGAGGCGGTTTGGCAGCGAGCTCAACACCGATTGTTAGACGCTTGCGCTGTTCGACATTGAGACCCTCGCCCAAGACACCGACGACTGCATCTGCGTACTCTTGCATATCCAACAGCTTGATGACCTCATCGACGTAGGCAATCTTTTCTTCACGTGGTGTGGAAGCGGGTTGGCGAAGAAGGGCGCTGAAAGTCAAAGCCTCGCGAACAGTGCTAGTTTCCAAGTGAAGATCCTGTTGCTGCACGTAGCCTGTTTTACGCTGAAACGAGTCATCGCGCAATTTGCCATCGACAAGCATTTCACCAGTGATGACACCCATGGAAATACGATCAGCGAGACAGTCGAGAAGAGTCGTCTTTCCAGCACCTGACACGCCCATCAAAGCCGTGAGTGTTCCAGGCTTGACCCAACCGTCAACGTTGTCGAGGATGCGTCTTGGTTCgcccttgatcttgatgtcGTAGCACACGTTGTTCCAATGGAAGACACTAGTAGAACCCTGAATGTTGGCGACTTCgttgttgttcttctcagTGACGGGGATGGGGCTTGAAGATGCGGCTTCGGGGTCCGACTTGACCTTGGCGGGCATGTTGCTGCGACGGAAAACGAGGACTTCACCCTTTGACTTCTTGGCTGAGATGTACTCGGTGGCAACAATGTAGACGACGTGGTTAAAGATGGTCATGGCGATGAGAATACCGACGTTGCGCCACTTGTGAGCGTGGAAGTACTTGTACTCGAGGTTGAGGTAGGCGTCGCCGTTGACAAAATCTTGACCTGGGACGGCACCGACTGTTGAACAAGCCCTGTTCAAACCACTGACGTCTGCGTACCCAGGGATCTGAGGGTTGGGGACAAAGCCAGTGCAGGTAAAGTTGCGACCAGAGAATTCGTTCACCATGAGAGACTCAAAAGCGTAGGCGACGGGATCGAGGTAGTTGATCCAGCGACACCAGCCGAGCATGTAATCGACTGGTAcgacgaaacctgcgaaaatgACGAGGGCGAGGATGAGAAGCGAGGCTGGAACCATGGCTTGCGACAGAGTACGAGAAAGCGATGCACTGCAGCTGTTAGTACGAGAGTCATTATGTGACATTAAAATGACTTACATGGATCTAAAGACACCAGACATAGCAAGGACCATGATGAACGAGACGAGAAGGTAAAAGAAGAAAGCACCAGCATCTCTGTTCAAGTTCGTCATGAAGTAGAGCGTAAGATTGAACAGGATACTGTTGGTGATCTTATAAGGCATGTCAACCAGAATAGAAGAGAAGGATTCAGCAGAGGCGTGATGGAAAGCATAGCGAGCATGTTTCTCAACAATAGGTCTCTGAGCATACTGCGTCAAAATCTCAAGCGCAGATGCAAAAGCGTTGGACAAGACagccaagaacaaaacagCACCGCGCTTAAAGAAGTCTCCAGTCGTAGGTTGCATATTGTAAAACAGTGAAGAAGCGATAAGTGCAACAGCTGTATTCGCAAGGAGCTGGAAAATGGTGACGCCCGGTGATCCGATAAGACGCCTGAAACCTCGCCACAAACAAAGCTGCACTTGTTGCATGTACGACAGCGTAAAGGGAGACTTGAGTCTTTGACCCTTTGCCTGAGCGGACTGCTTGTTCTCGCGGAATGCATCAGCGCTGGAACCGTTGATCGGGTACAAGCTCTTGTAGCTTTCGATCTCGGCGCGGACAATCTGGTACTGTTGACTCTGCTTCCAACAGGCAGCGAATTCGTCAGGTGTTCGTGGGACCTTGTTCTCGAAACCAGGACGAACGACTCGTTCAGATGGTGCAGTCATTGACGTCAAAAAGTCAGGCGTTGTTTGACGATCAGGACATTCGAAGCCGAGATTGATAAAGTAAGCCTTTGCTTCATCAGCGGGACCAAAGAAGATCTGACGTCCTTCGTAAATAACGAGTGCCTTGTCGAAGAGATCGTAGGCTGTCTGGGGTGCTTGGTAAATCGAGACAGCACACGTCTGTCCAAAGAGCTCGGATTGTAAGCGTAAAGTCTTGCAGAACTCAATCGCGTTGGCTGAATCTAAACCACGGGTCGAATTGTCCCAGCATTGGAAGGGGGCGTTGGAGAGCGTTGCTTCGGCGATAGTGACTCGCTTTCTCTCACCGCCAGACACACCTCGAATGTAGTTGTCGCCGACTTGAGTGTTGACAGTGTGGCTGATACCGTACATGGCCATTACAACGTCGCGCATGTGCTCGCTGTACTGGTTGTGGTTGATACCGGCTGGCAAGTTCTGAGGGCATCGTGCCCGCGCGGCAAAGGTGAGGGTGTCGCCAACTGAGAGCATAGGAAAGTGAACGTCTACTTCGGCTGTGTAGATGGTTTCACCCTTGTGATACTTGTGCATCTCCTCCGCTGTGATTCCGTTGTAGTTGAAGTAAGTGCTGTCATCGACGTAGATACCGTTGGTCTCGCCCGA carries:
- a CDS encoding hypothetical protein (TransMembrane:2 (i12-32o119-140i)), which translates into the protein MSSIDAGNMSDHVLAFNILVHVAITNIFHPFIMDPNNEHLDPASLESPKAVLRASINQLQRLILISRLHHPHAHALSVLSSAVVHVSNTIIRDAALQNQTIQPDFSITNQNSTDKNPNWYFYFLVCLAACQDLGACFPVFEPVGKGLLAMALRDGSMSAAEANRLVRTLEGKRPKPKEKKEGEFGSFVLDFDLEVTKQGGGQVKDLAAQFEEFSMHSEFTEGGDFVVD
- a CDS encoding hypothetical protein (BUSCO:35973at5125), translated to MAPKQPSSNGTPIFSTSIFSSSSNSASRPTTREGTLDPLNTTNILPKDRKASFSRKTSLGSSRRGSSLGTNAFVTDAAAPPALPDYALSAAAKIAPRPSESEASTATSIDTHMLSRSATGSTTLYGGGVPSTPLGFMPNGAVGTSGMWQQNEGGIVHHHITELANKRIATLEYLRKAHEGRIYWFKTYLFDKTDLGRMPSLDARKLGRKATNHLLLGLSLPTIVDLYSSTSIEFLRSLNSLLSEFDSFQQIHGESSTAASLTRARLPSMFRRPGGKSRRSTSAADMHPLPDEMAPMPSAGGPAPSVMNFAASETDLLPGEEYTYLLTPSLPFDPDYFETFATLCDVLIDCYTRFLALVPSPKDCSAPVAELFTKADSRVRKIIVQGLVRDFEEQSRSHVKTEVATIGKVVLGGLM
- a CDS encoding hypothetical protein (TransMembrane:9 (i47-66o86-104i116-135o141-161i173-192o204-224i245-263o283-301i308-329o)), whose protein sequence is MADISDTTLRDKESQHEKTRDDAASTQSQTNDEQDTIEEPPDGGLKAWLQVLSGHLVMFNSWGYFISFGIFQPHYESEFSLPPSTISWIGSLQVCLIFFIGTFSGRAFDAGYYRTALVVGLFLQILGIFMTSIASAYWQVLLAQGICQGLGNGVLFAPTIANMSTYFTRKRTVAISAAACGAATGGMVFPLIAQQLLPKIGFRWTVRVMGLVVMVVSALVLILARTRLRGRKAGPLVEWAAFKEPSYVLFAVAMFFTLWPTWISYNYARQYATDKLGGSASDSFLMLIAINAVGIPGRMISAILADRFFGAINVFIPTIFSAALCLYMWSQVTTLTGDASPLLAPALLQRAQSLTTEHDALQKNLNSSFDSDTAKRVGELSRVAEALKALEKSQSSVKELKQMLDDSSLDQDLATIARDELSSETGQLESLARKLSASLTPRHTFADFPCMLEFRLGPGGLEGRFFMDTLFKMYKGLCMRRGYRHTVVKYEFADGAGDSSSSSGENPLQEAILEVHDQGAFDIFRGEAGMHRVQRIPSTETKGRVHTSAVAVWVLPSFPENSATSIDFEDPESDFYINPQELKIETMRARGAGGQHVNKTESAIRMTHLPTGTTVSMQDHRSQQRNREEAWKLMRSRIADQRREQREQEASQLRNSVLSKTQITRGDKIRTYNYNQDRCTDHRAGIDVHGLPNVLEGGEKLDKIMDGVKDWLVGKDIEVLVAEEEIKEKSKGTK